A genomic segment from Garra rufa chromosome 5, GarRuf1.0, whole genome shotgun sequence encodes:
- the tbx16l gene encoding T-box transcription factor TBX6L: MVMYLPEERPVLDIPYQMNHLANNYGYYPQDYKEPIFRTQHGLNSNMNSSEAELTSLPVHVSLQDRELWDKFSNIGTEMLITKSGRRMFPSCKVTVTGLNPKVKYVVIMDMVPFDNHKYKWNKDRWEVNGSTDPHLPNRFFIHPDSPAPGEKWMQYPISFHKLKLTNNTLNSNGLVVLHSMHKYQPRLHIVQSPDPCNPHNPGGYLRFTFPESAFIAVTAYQNQEITKLKIDNNPFAKGFRDNGLNRKRFREKESQESQDSDGQAKQDLTPNEHAVGQSQKDEDVDVTVSSSVDCSRMLSSSEVASSVTPNPFISAFINPSTAGGPSPHQTHTILSLNSRHLNSPREARPSSLHSLCAALPMAQSSCVQSSTADLSRLPSHISSPLNPQQHHHHSSPASQTPGRSIIQLQPYFRTSPRPSRQCPDIELPLPLPPKLSRMQLPESALRNLEMTPVSDYVNPRPLTDILNRIHFRALASGPSGKVLQNPPQPEQYLRGSDRELRPQVYPAEYIDQQFTLNSMLNSQTEHRSQMDYISARPLTEYYCEQQSGK; this comes from the exons ATGGTCATGTATCTCCCAGAGGAACGGCCTGTGCTGGATATACCTTACCAAATGAATCATTTGGCTAATAACTATGGATATTATCCACAAG ACTATAAGGAACCTATTTTCCGGACTCAACACGGCCTCAATAGCAACATGAACAGTTCTGAAGCTGAACTGACCTCTCTGCCGGTTCATGTATCACTGCAAGATCGAGAGCTTTGGGACAAATTCAGCAATATTGGCACAGAGATGCTGATTACTAAATCTGGCAG GCGGATGTTTCCCAGCTGCAAAGTAACAGTGACAGGACTGAATCCAAAAGTCAAGTATGTGGTGATAATGGACATGGTGCCGTTTGATAACCACAAGTACAAG TGGAATAAAGATCGTTGGGAAGTGAATGGTTCAACTGATCCACACCTGCCCAATCGGTTCTTCATCCATCCCGACTCTCCTGCACCTGGAGAGAAATGGATGCAGTATCCAATCTCCTTTCACAAGCTCAAACTGACCAACAACACCCTCAACTCTAATGGCTTG GTGGTTCTCCACTCCATGCACAAATATCAGCCTCGTCTACACATAGTCCAATCTCCAGACCCCTGTAACCCTCACAACCCTGGCGGTTACCTGCGCTTCACCTTCCCAGAATCTGCTTTTATAGCTGTCACAGCCTACCAGAACCAGGAG ATTACAAAACTCAAGATTGACAACAACCCATTTGCCAAAGGCTTTCGTGATAATGGACTGAACAGGAAAAG GTTTAGAGAGAAAGAGAGTCAAGAGAGCCAGGATTCAGATGGACAGGCCAAACAGGATTTGACACCAAATGAGCATG CAGTGGGACAATCACAGAAAGATGAGGATGTGGATGTGACTGTGTCCAGTTCTGTTGACTGCAGCAGAATGCTGAGTTCTTCAGAAGTGGCTTCCTCTGTCACCCCCAACCCTTTCATATCAGCCTTCATAAACCCCAGCACTGCTGGAGGACCTTCACCCCATCAGACCCACACCATTCTCAGCCTTAATAGCAGACACCTGAACAG TCCCAGAGAAGCCAGACCCTCCAGCCTGCATAGTCTGTGTGCAGCTCTACCCATGGCCCAGAGCTCCTGCGTCCAGTCCTCCACAGCAGACCTCAGCAGACTGCCATCTCACATCAGCAGCCCTCTAAACCCTCAGCAGCACCATCACCACAGCAGCCCAGCCTCTCAAACCCCAGGCAGATCCATAATTCAGCTCCAGCCTTATTTTCGGACCTCTCCCCGTCCCTCACGACAATGTCCTGACATTGAATTGCCCCTCCCTCTGCCTCCTAAACTGAGCCGGATGCAACTCCCTGAAAGTGCTCTGAGGAACCTGGAGATGACCCCAGTCTCAGACTATGTGAATCCAAGGCCCCTCACCGACATCCTCAACAGGATCCATTTTCGAGCGTTAGCCTCAGGGCCATCAGGGAAGGTCCTGCAAAATCCCCCCCAACCTGAGCAGTACCTCCGTGGGTCAGACCGAGAGCTGCGTCCGCAGGTTTATCCAGCGGAATACATCGATCAGCAGTTCACATTAAACAGCATGCTGAACAGCCAGACTGAACACAGATCACAGATGGACTATATCAGTGCCAGACCACTAACTGAATACTACTGTGAACAGCAGAGTGGGAAATGA